The following nucleotide sequence is from Deinococcus proteolyticus MRP.
CCTTTAGAGACGTCTCTTGAGGCCGCGCTCTTCAGTCGCGAAGCAGAGATCATAGCGAGACGCTCAGGTCAGCAAATGGCCATCACATTTCCCTTTACCAGTCCGGCCCATTAGGGTAAGGTGGACCTATGAATAGGAATGATTCTCAACAAGACCAGAACCTGATTCACCAGGGACGTGCAGCCGAGACGCTGACCACCCGTCAGGGGCACCCGGTTCACGACAACCAGAACAGCCGCACGGTCGGAAGCCGCGGCCCCATGACCCTGGAGAACTACCAGTTCATCGAAAAGATCAGTCACTTTGACCGGGAACGTATTCCCGAACGTGTTGTGCATGCCCGTGGGGCCGGTGCTCACGGTGTCTTCGAGGCGACGGGCCAGGTCGGCGACGAGCCTGTGAGCAAGTACACCCGCGCCAAGCTGTTTCAGGAAGCTGGTAAGCAGACCCCAGTATTTGTGCGGTTTTCCACTGTGGGACACGGTACCCATTCCCCCGAAACCCTGCGTGACCCGCGCGGATTCGCTGTCAAGTTCTATACGGAAGACGGCAACTGGGATTTGGTCGGCAACAACCTCAAAATCTTTTTCATCCGTGACGCCATCAAGTTCCCAGACCTGATTCACTCGCAGAAGCCCAGCCCCACCACCAATATTCAGAGTCAGGAGCGCATCTTTGACTTCTTCTCGGGAACGCCTGAAGCGATGCACATGATTACCCTGCTGTACTCCCCCTGGGGCATTCCGGCAACTTACCGTCATATGCAGGGCAGTGGCGTGAACACCTATAAGTGGTACAACCAAGCCGGTGAGGGTGTGCTGGTCAAGTACCACTGGGAGCCCAAGCAGGGTGTGCGCAACTTGACCCAGGCAGAAGCCGACAAGGTCCAGAGCACCAACTTCAACCATGCCAGCGAAGACCTGCATGCTGCCATCGAGCGCGGCGACTACCCGCAGTGGGACCTGTACGTACAGATTATGGAAGACGGCGCTCACCCTGAGCTGGACTTCGACCCCCTGGACGACACCAAAATCTGGCCCCGCGAGCAGTTCCCCTGGCGGCACGTAGGGACTATGACCCTAAACCGCAACCCTGAGAATGTCTTTGCCGAAACCGAGCAGGTGGCTTTCGGCACCGGAGTGCTTGTCGATGGTCTTGACTTCAGCGACGACAAGATGCTGCAGGGCCGCACCTTCTCGTATTCCGACACCCAGCGCTACCGCGTCGGCCCCAACTACCTGCAGCTGCCCATCAACCGGCCCAAGTGCCAGGTGGCGACCAACCAGCGTGACGGCCAGATGGCCTACCATGTGGACACCTTCCCGGGTCAGGACGC
It contains:
- the katA gene encoding catalase: MNRNDSQQDQNLIHQGRAAETLTTRQGHPVHDNQNSRTVGSRGPMTLENYQFIEKISHFDRERIPERVVHARGAGAHGVFEATGQVGDEPVSKYTRAKLFQEAGKQTPVFVRFSTVGHGTHSPETLRDPRGFAVKFYTEDGNWDLVGNNLKIFFIRDAIKFPDLIHSQKPSPTTNIQSQERIFDFFSGTPEAMHMITLLYSPWGIPATYRHMQGSGVNTYKWYNQAGEGVLVKYHWEPKQGVRNLTQAEADKVQSTNFNHASEDLHAAIERGDYPQWDLYVQIMEDGAHPELDFDPLDDTKIWPREQFPWRHVGTMTLNRNPENVFAETEQVAFGTGVLVDGLDFSDDKMLQGRTFSYSDTQRYRVGPNYLQLPINRPKCQVATNQRDGQMAYHVDTFPGQDARVNYEPSILSGPKEAPREHNPHTPYVEGQLVREGIDRPNNFGQAGMQYRNFADWERDELISNLSGALAGCDERIQKKMLEYFYACDEDYGKRVEEGIKQLQGKGEAEAQPQEYGREASSLY